The Acetivibrio cellulolyticus CD2 genome has a segment encoding these proteins:
- a CDS encoding methyltransferase family protein: protein MVYQMIAVLILIMFYSVYFSKFFSQRKQGIQTNLLGKGKEGFVKVIEITLKIVTLIVPVVELISIISTTHIDLTWLRVVGGILGILGVAVFTVSVLTMRDSWRAGVPKDEKTELVTSGIYAFSRNPAFLGFDLIYLSILFMFFNWGLFAITLLAVVMLHLQIVNVEEAFLVNAFGKDYLKYRKKVCRYIGRKI from the coding sequence ATGGTATATCAAATGATTGCAGTATTGATATTAATTATGTTTTACAGCGTGTATTTTAGTAAATTTTTTAGCCAACGAAAGCAAGGGATACAAACCAATCTTTTGGGCAAGGGGAAAGAGGGATTCGTAAAAGTCATAGAGATTACACTCAAAATTGTGACATTAATTGTTCCTGTTGTTGAACTGATTAGCATTATTAGTACTACACATATTGATTTAACATGGCTAAGAGTAGTAGGTGGCATATTGGGTATATTAGGAGTTGCTGTGTTTACAGTATCGGTGCTTACAATGCGTGATAGTTGGCGAGCAGGTGTTCCAAAAGATGAAAAAACAGAACTTGTGACATCAGGGATATATGCTTTTAGTCGAAATCCTGCTTTTTTAGGCTTTGATTTAATCTATTTATCGATCCTTTTTATGTTCTTTAATTGGGGATTGTTTGCAATAACATTGCTGGCAGTTGTTATGTTGCACTTGCAAATTGTGAATGTAGAAGAAGCGTTTCTGGTAAACGCATTTGGGAAAGACTATTTGAAGTATAGAAAAAAGGTATGTAGATATATCGGACGAAAGATATAG
- a CDS encoding ATP-dependent Clp protease ATP-binding subunit, protein MMMCSMCKENIAVVFITKITDGKQTQEGLCFSCARKQGIQPINQIIEQTGISDEEMEDLNKQMGSLFEDIDINNLNGAVSEPGPANNQNPFLNLFNKTLFKSNEPNSNKVDETKESQEDGGTKEDKDSKNNTRTKTQEKKQLKKKKYLDSYGSNLTEKAKDGKIDRVIGRQKEIDRVIQVLNRRNKNNPVLIGEPGVGKTAIAEGLAVRISEKQVPAKLFNTEVYLLDLTSIVAGTQFRGQFESRMKGIIEETKTLGNIILVIDELHNIMGAGEAEGAMNAGNILKPALAKGEIQVIGATTLNEYRKHIEKDSALERRFQPVMVDEPSIEESIEILKGIKDYYESYHRVKISDEVIRTSVIMAERYITDRFLPDKAIDVLDEAGSRANINNVDLVEFDALKEELKKVQEEKESAISADSIEEYQKAADLKVRECKLSEQISEIEARNKSMEITVDDVAQVIEAWTKIPVQKLTELEAKKLLNLEERLHKRVVGQKQAVISVSKAIRRNRADFKKKKRPTSFIFVGPTGVGKTELVRALAVELFESEDALIRLDMSEYMEKHTVSKMIGSPPGYIGYDDGGQLTEKVRRKPYSVILLDEIEKAHPDVFNMLLQILEDGRVTDSHGRTVSFENTVIIMTSNAGTSLKAHGIGFANDNYIALENKVKEVLKEIFRPEFLNRLDEIIVFNELSRDELKQIVDLMLKEVIQEVEPKGIKIEISDAVTEYILKIGYDQKYGARPLRRTIQKYIEDELTDRYLRGEYKEGSNIFIDAGSEGLIFK, encoded by the coding sequence ATGATGATGTGTTCTATGTGTAAAGAGAATATAGCAGTGGTATTTATAACAAAAATTACAGATGGCAAGCAAACCCAGGAAGGTTTGTGTTTCTCTTGTGCCAGAAAACAAGGTATACAGCCAATAAACCAGATTATTGAGCAGACAGGTATATCTGATGAGGAAATGGAAGATCTGAACAAGCAAATGGGAAGTCTTTTTGAGGATATAGATATCAATAATTTGAACGGTGCAGTTTCAGAACCAGGGCCAGCTAATAATCAGAACCCTTTCCTGAATCTTTTTAATAAAACATTGTTTAAGAGCAATGAGCCAAATTCCAATAAAGTCGATGAAACAAAAGAATCGCAGGAAGATGGTGGTACAAAGGAAGATAAGGACAGCAAAAATAATACAAGAACCAAGACTCAGGAGAAAAAACAGTTAAAGAAGAAAAAGTACCTGGATTCTTATGGCTCAAACCTTACCGAAAAGGCTAAAGATGGTAAAATTGACAGGGTTATTGGCAGACAGAAGGAAATAGACAGGGTAATTCAGGTTTTAAACCGAAGAAATAAGAACAATCCTGTTCTGATAGGTGAGCCTGGCGTAGGTAAGACGGCGATAGCTGAAGGGCTGGCAGTGAGGATTTCCGAAAAACAGGTTCCGGCAAAGCTTTTTAATACTGAAGTATACCTCCTGGATTTAACCAGTATAGTGGCTGGAACACAGTTTAGAGGACAGTTTGAAAGCCGTATGAAAGGCATAATTGAAGAGACTAAAACTCTTGGCAATATAATTCTGGTAATAGATGAACTGCATAATATAATGGGTGCCGGCGAAGCAGAAGGTGCCATGAATGCTGGTAATATTTTAAAGCCTGCACTTGCAAAAGGTGAAATACAGGTTATTGGTGCAACTACACTAAACGAATATCGCAAGCACATTGAAAAGGATTCGGCGCTTGAGAGAAGATTCCAGCCGGTTATGGTTGATGAGCCTTCAATTGAAGAGTCTATTGAAATACTAAAAGGTATTAAAGACTATTATGAAAGCTATCACAGGGTTAAAATATCCGATGAGGTAATCAGAACATCTGTAATAATGGCTGAAAGGTATATAACAGACAGGTTTTTGCCTGATAAGGCAATAGATGTGCTTGATGAAGCAGGTTCCAGGGCCAATATCAATAACGTGGATCTTGTAGAGTTTGATGCCCTTAAGGAAGAGCTTAAGAAGGTGCAGGAAGAAAAGGAAAGTGCAATTTCTGCAGACTCTATTGAAGAATATCAGAAGGCTGCAGATCTTAAGGTTAGAGAGTGTAAGCTTAGTGAGCAGATAAGTGAAATAGAGGCCAGGAATAAGTCCATGGAAATAACCGTTGATGATGTAGCGCAGGTAATTGAAGCGTGGACTAAGATTCCTGTTCAAAAGCTTACCGAGCTTGAGGCAAAAAAATTACTAAACCTTGAAGAAAGGCTTCATAAGAGAGTTGTTGGACAGAAACAGGCGGTTATAAGTGTTTCCAAGGCTATAAGACGTAATAGGGCAGACTTTAAAAAGAAAAAGAGGCCGACTTCCTTTATCTTTGTTGGGCCGACAGGAGTTGGGAAAACCGAATTGGTCAGAGCCCTTGCCGTTGAACTGTTCGAAAGTGAAGATGCACTTATAAGGCTTGATATGTCTGAATATATGGAGAAGCATACTGTGTCCAAGATGATTGGATCACCTCCGGGATATATAGGCTATGACGATGGCGGACAGTTAACTGAGAAAGTAAGGCGAAAACCTTATTCTGTTATTCTTCTGGATGAGATTGAAAAGGCCCATCCTGATGTGTTTAACATGCTATTGCAGATACTTGAGGATGGAAGGGTAACTGACAGTCATGGAAGGACCGTAAGTTTTGAAAACACGGTAATAATAATGACTTCAAATGCCGGTACCAGTCTTAAGGCACATGGTATAGGGTTTGCAAATGATAATTATATCGCGCTTGAGAATAAGGTTAAAGAAGTATTGAAGGAAATATTCAGACCTGAGTTTTTAAACCGCTTGGATGAAATAATCGTGTTTAATGAACTGAGCAGGGATGAATTAAAACAGATTGTAGACCTTATGCTTAAGGAAGTAATTCAAGAAGTTGAGCCAAAGGGCATAAAGATAGAGATAAGCGATGCTGTTACAGAATATATCTTAAAAATCGGTTATGACCAAAAATACGGGGCAAGACCTCTCAGAAGAACAATACAGAAATATATTGAAGATGAGCTGACAGATCGTTACCTCAGAGGTGAATATAAGGAAGGAAGCAATATCTTCATTGATGCAGGCAGTGAAGGGCTGATATTTAAGTAG
- a CDS encoding type II toxin-antitoxin system prevent-host-death family antitoxin codes for MPNIRPVSDLRNYNEVLKEIAIDEPVFLTKNGRGRYAIIDMAEYEKIRATIKLLSQLSDAEKAVKSDKDWLSADDVRKILGE; via the coding sequence ATGCCTAATATAAGGCCTGTATCTGATTTGAGAAATTACAATGAAGTTTTAAAGGAGATTGCAATTGATGAACCTGTATTCTTGACTAAAAACGGAAGAGGCCGCTATGCAATTATTGATATGGCTGAGTACGAAAAGATTAGAGCGACTATAAAACTGTTATCTCAACTTTCGGATGCTGAAAAAGCAGTAAAAAGTGATAAAGACTGGCTTAGTGCTGATGATGTTAGGAAAATCTTGGGGGAATAA
- a CDS encoding lysophospholipid acyltransferase family protein → MHLFNASSLFNEDAKEEILNIIDNPEKLRNRLIEVKKMILKVYNFKAYNLPEDFATTSYILATNHLTDSDAPIIMSYYYELMHQSINTYPEIFVFAKENCFNGVSIPKELMPILEMEKVIPVDRKSLAGSMAAMKSASKWFNEGEKPKHFLIFSQGTIYDINKDRAEDIESGAFWLARLLGIPVLPAFIEQAVEQAENRLMFGEPIFIPKNCRNFDDYKQLWLERVIEAQNELGELTGIPAREAMLDEEHQTRKRFKLTN, encoded by the coding sequence ATGCATTTGTTTAATGCCAGTTCATTATTTAATGAGGATGCCAAAGAAGAAATATTAAATATTATAGATAATCCGGAAAAACTAAGAAATAGGTTAATTGAAGTAAAGAAAATGATTTTAAAAGTATATAATTTTAAAGCGTATAATCTACCTGAAGATTTTGCTACAACTTCTTATATATTAGCAACTAATCATTTAACTGATTCTGATGCTCCGATAATAATGAGTTATTATTATGAACTTATGCATCAAAGTATAAATACTTATCCGGAGATATTTGTTTTCGCCAAAGAAAATTGCTTTAATGGTGTTTCCATACCTAAAGAATTAATGCCGATATTAGAGATGGAAAAGGTTATTCCAGTTGACCGTAAAAGTCTTGCTGGATCAATGGCGGCAATGAAATCTGCATCAAAGTGGTTTAATGAAGGCGAAAAACCAAAGCATTTTCTGATATTCTCTCAAGGAACAATTTATGACATAAATAAAGATAGAGCAGAAGATATTGAGTCAGGAGCATTCTGGTTAGCTAGATTACTGGGTATTCCTGTTCTGCCGGCTTTTATTGAGCAAGCTGTTGAACAGGCCGAGAATCGTTTAATGTTTGGAGAACCAATTTTTATACCAAAAAACTGCCGAAATTTTGATGATTATAAACAATTATGGTTAGAAAGAGTAATTGAAGCACAGAATGAATTAGGTGAACTTACGGGAATTCCAGCAAGAGAAGCTATGCTTGATGAAGAACATCAAACGAGAAAAAGATTTAAACTAACTAATTAG
- a CDS encoding type II toxin-antitoxin system RelE/ParE family toxin, which produces MHTLRINPLALQDLKEIKEYIATELDNPKAANRIIDKIISKYESLAEYPFIGNELSVKIGISTDFRFLVCEKYIIFYKADETNVYIYRILYGSRDYIRVLFGDIDKSGI; this is translated from the coding sequence TTGCATACATTAAGAATAAATCCTTTAGCGTTACAAGATTTGAAGGAGATTAAAGAGTATATTGCCACCGAACTTGATAACCCTAAAGCTGCAAATAGGATAATTGATAAGATAATAAGTAAATACGAGTCGTTAGCCGAATATCCATTTATAGGGAATGAATTAAGCGTAAAAATAGGTATTAGTACAGATTTTCGTTTTTTAGTTTGTGAAAAGTATATTATCTTTTATAAAGCTGATGAAACAAATGTTTATATATATCGAATTTTATATGGTTCAAGAGACTATATTAGAGTTTTGTTTGGTGACATTGATAAAAGTGGGATTTGA
- a CDS encoding RDD family protein produces MTKKDIIDTRSLAAFIDFIFIAILTLIVGSVVNSSNALVIVLSYIAIVLLYFISFESLLGFTIGKFILGIRVINNECGKPTTCQSAVRALFWLIEVNPILIITLFTFIIARNSKTKQRFGDKVSNVYVVRKKDLKQFLSNENYQNMSSEAFDYHFNKPKVKINRLLQMQVLQILSSILPLVLCFFLLY; encoded by the coding sequence ATGACAAAGAAGGACATAATTGACACAAGAAGTTTGGCTGCCTTTATTGATTTTATATTTATTGCTATCTTGACGCTCATAGTAGGTTCAGTTGTAAACTCTAGTAATGCATTAGTAATTGTACTAAGCTATATTGCGATCGTATTATTATATTTTATATCATTTGAAAGTCTTTTGGGATTTACGATAGGTAAATTTATTCTTGGAATTAGAGTGATAAATAATGAGTGTGGAAAACCTACTACTTGTCAATCAGCAGTTAGAGCCTTGTTTTGGCTTATAGAAGTAAATCCAATCTTAATAATAACTTTATTTACATTTATTATTGCAAGAAACAGCAAGACCAAACAAAGATTTGGCGACAAAGTATCTAATGTATATGTTGTAAGGAAAAAGGATTTGAAGCAGTTTTTATCAAATGAAAATTATCAAAATATGAGTTCTGAAGCGTTTGATTACCATTTTAATAAACCTAAAGTTAAAATTAATAGGCTTCTTCAAATGCAAGTTCTTCAAATCCTGTCTTCAATTCTGCCATTGGTACTTTGTTTTTTCCTCTTATATTGA
- a CDS encoding glycerate kinase: MKILLAPDSFKGSLSSLEVINIIEESAIKHFEKIEIIKVPIADGGEGTVEAIVLAANGKYETAWVVDPLGRKLEAKYGVINGKTAVIEMAQASGLTLLKEDERNPLKTTTFGTGQLIKDALDKGYRSFLIGIGGSATNDAGIGAAQALGVRFMDSDGADLGFGGQFLSRLELFDMSGIDNRIRESDITVISDVTNPLTGQTGATRVFAKQKGAKEEMILELENGMNHFAKIVKSQLGIDIDSIKGAGAAGGLGACLVAFFGANIKSGIDTILDIVDFDGKLEDVDLVITGEGRIDSQSAFGKVPVGVAKRCVEHGGAGSKKIPVIALVGSIGEGAEAAYVHGIDCIISSVREPMPLEKAISNADQNLRQAADDLFRLLKCGIHLGR; encoded by the coding sequence ATGAAAATACTATTAGCTCCCGATTCGTTCAAAGGCTCTCTTTCCTCTTTAGAGGTTATAAATATCATAGAAGAGAGTGCAATAAAACATTTTGAAAAAATAGAAATAATAAAAGTACCTATAGCAGATGGCGGCGAAGGGACAGTTGAGGCGATAGTTTTAGCTGCAAACGGCAAATATGAGACTGCCTGGGTTGTTGATCCACTTGGTAGAAAGCTAGAAGCAAAATACGGTGTTATAAATGGAAAAACGGCTGTAATAGAAATGGCTCAGGCCTCCGGTTTGACTTTGCTTAAGGAGGATGAAAGGAATCCTTTAAAAACTACTACATTTGGAACGGGCCAACTAATTAAGGATGCACTTGATAAAGGATATAGAAGCTTTTTGATAGGTATTGGCGGAAGTGCAACAAATGATGCAGGGATTGGTGCTGCACAGGCGCTTGGAGTGAGATTCATGGATAGCGATGGAGCTGATTTAGGATTTGGAGGACAGTTTTTATCAAGACTTGAATTATTTGATATGAGCGGAATTGACAATAGGATTAGGGAATCGGACATTACTGTTATAAGTGATGTTACAAATCCGTTAACCGGACAGACAGGTGCCACAAGGGTATTTGCAAAGCAAAAAGGTGCCAAAGAAGAAATGATTTTGGAGCTGGAGAATGGAATGAATCATTTCGCAAAGATAGTAAAAAGTCAGCTCGGTATTGATATTGACAGTATCAAAGGTGCAGGTGCAGCGGGCGGATTAGGTGCTTGCCTTGTTGCCTTCTTTGGGGCCAATATCAAATCCGGAATTGATACAATTTTGGATATTGTTGATTTTGATGGAAAACTTGAAGATGTTGATTTGGTAATCACGGGTGAAGGTAGGATAGACAGCCAATCAGCGTTTGGAAAAGTACCTGTAGGCGTTGCAAAAAGATGCGTTGAACATGGTGGAGCGGGTTCAAAGAAAATTCCGGTGATTGCACTGGTTGGTTCAATCGGTGAGGGTGCTGAAGCGGCATATGTGCATGGAATAGATTGTATTATTTCGTCTGTCCGAGAACCTATGCCTTTGGAAAAGGCTATTAGTAATGCTGACCAGAACCTAAGGCAAGCTGCAGATGACCTGTTCAGATTGCTGAAATGTGGAATTCATTTAGGGAGATAG
- the uvrA gene encoding excinuclease ABC subunit UvrA, producing MMRDKIFIKGAREHNLKNIDIEIPRDQFVVITGLSGSGKSSLAFDTIYAEGQRRYMESLSSYARMFLGQMEKPDVDYIDGLSPSISIDQKTTSRNPRSTVGTVTEIYDYLRLLYARIGVPHCHICGKEISQQTVDQMADNIMDMEEGTKIQLLAPVVRGRKGEYHKLIEDIKKGGYVRIRVDGEIYEVSDEINLDKNKKHSIEIVVDRLVVRPDMRKRLTDSLETVLKLSNGLLVVDVVGKEEFLFSQNFACSDCGISMEDLTPRMFSFNNPFGACPTCSGLGALLKIDPDLVLPNKSKSLAEGAINTNGWNIASGDGYARMYINALARHYKFSVDTPVEELPPNIVDIILYGNKGEKIKVDYEREYGKGSFMAAFEGVINSMERRYKETQSESMKQYYEEYMSNDICPECKGARLKKESMAVTVGNRNIHEICSVSIGETKSFFDNLKLSERERLIAHQILKEIKERLGFLVDVGLGYLTLSRAAGTLSGGEAQRIRLATQIGSGLMGVLYILDEPSIGLHQKDNERLLKTLRRLRDLGNTLIVVEHDEDTMYASDYIIDLGPGAGVHGGEIIAKGTVEEIKSNPNSITGQYLSGTKKVEIPKQRRKPNGKWLEVVGARENNLKNIDVKIPLGVFTSVTGVSGSGKSSLVNEILYKKLANELNGAKQHPGEHKCINGLEHLDKVIDIDQSPIGRTPRSNPATYTGVFDLIREVFAGTTEAKTRGYKSSRFSFNVKGGRCEACNGDGINKIEMHFLPDVYVPCEVCKGKRYNRETLEVRYKGKNISEVLDMTVEDAVEFFKNIPKIHKKIETLNDVGLGYIKVGQPSTTLSGGEAQRVKLATELSKRSTGKTMYILDEPTTGLHVADVHRLIDILQRLVDAGNTVLVIEHNLDVIKVSDYIIDLGPDGGNMGGNIVAQGTPEEVIKVKESYTGQFLEKILKN from the coding sequence ATGATGAGAGATAAAATTTTTATAAAAGGTGCCAGGGAGCACAATTTAAAAAATATTGATATTGAGATACCAAGAGATCAATTTGTAGTTATTACAGGACTTAGTGGTTCTGGTAAGTCTTCTCTTGCGTTTGATACTATTTATGCTGAAGGTCAAAGACGTTATATGGAGTCACTGTCTTCATATGCCAGGATGTTTCTAGGGCAGATGGAAAAGCCTGATGTTGATTATATAGATGGTTTGTCTCCTTCAATATCCATTGACCAGAAGACAACCAGTAGAAACCCGCGTTCCACTGTTGGAACTGTTACTGAAATATATGACTATCTCAGACTTTTGTACGCAAGAATAGGTGTGCCTCACTGTCATATCTGCGGGAAAGAGATATCCCAACAGACGGTAGATCAGATGGCAGACAACATAATGGACATGGAGGAAGGTACAAAGATACAGCTTCTAGCCCCTGTTGTAAGAGGAAGAAAGGGCGAATATCACAAGCTGATTGAGGATATAAAAAAAGGTGGATATGTTAGAATTAGAGTCGATGGAGAAATTTATGAGGTTAGCGATGAGATAAATCTGGACAAGAACAAAAAACATAGTATCGAAATTGTCGTTGACAGGCTTGTAGTAAGACCTGATATGAGAAAGAGGCTCACAGACTCTTTGGAAACAGTTCTTAAGCTAAGCAATGGATTGCTTGTTGTAGATGTAGTAGGCAAGGAAGAGTTTTTATTCAGTCAGAATTTTGCTTGCAGTGATTGTGGTATAAGTATGGAGGACCTTACACCAAGGATGTTCTCGTTCAACAATCCATTTGGTGCATGTCCTACTTGTAGTGGGCTTGGAGCTTTGCTCAAAATTGATCCTGATCTTGTGCTTCCAAACAAAAGCAAATCATTGGCTGAAGGAGCTATAAATACTAATGGATGGAATATAGCAAGTGGCGATGGTTATGCCAGAATGTATATAAACGCTCTTGCCCGCCACTATAAATTTAGTGTAGATACACCAGTGGAGGAACTTCCACCGAATATTGTGGACATCATTCTTTACGGTAACAAAGGTGAAAAAATCAAGGTAGACTATGAGAGAGAGTACGGAAAAGGTTCTTTTATGGCAGCTTTTGAAGGTGTTATAAACAGTATGGAGAGGCGATATAAAGAAACTCAGTCGGAAAGCATGAAGCAATATTATGAAGAGTATATGAGTAATGATATTTGCCCTGAGTGCAAGGGGGCAAGGCTGAAAAAAGAATCTATGGCTGTTACGGTAGGCAACCGGAATATCCACGAGATATGCTCCGTTTCAATTGGGGAAACAAAGAGCTTCTTTGACAACCTGAAACTTTCTGAACGTGAGAGGCTTATAGCTCACCAGATACTCAAAGAAATTAAAGAAAGACTGGGATTTTTGGTTGATGTGGGTCTTGGGTATCTGACATTATCAAGGGCAGCAGGGACACTTTCGGGTGGCGAAGCTCAAAGAATTAGACTTGCTACACAAATAGGCTCAGGGCTTATGGGGGTTTTATATATTCTTGATGAACCGAGTATCGGGCTTCATCAGAAAGACAACGAAAGGCTTCTTAAAACCTTAAGAAGATTGAGGGACCTAGGGAATACACTTATAGTGGTTGAACATGATGAAGATACAATGTATGCTTCAGACTATATTATAGATTTAGGTCCGGGTGCAGGAGTGCATGGCGGCGAGATTATTGCAAAGGGAACTGTAGAAGAGATTAAAAGCAATCCCAATTCTATAACAGGGCAATACTTAAGTGGAACAAAGAAGGTAGAAATACCGAAGCAGCGCCGCAAACCGAACGGAAAATGGCTGGAAGTAGTTGGTGCCAGGGAGAATAATTTGAAAAACATAGACGTAAAAATACCTCTTGGAGTTTTTACATCTGTTACAGGCGTTTCCGGGTCAGGGAAAAGTAGTTTGGTAAATGAAATACTGTATAAAAAGCTTGCAAATGAATTGAACGGTGCAAAACAACATCCGGGTGAACATAAATGTATAAATGGTTTGGAGCACCTGGACAAGGTAATTGATATTGACCAGTCACCTATAGGACGTACACCAAGGTCAAACCCGGCAACCTATACAGGAGTATTTGATTTGATAAGAGAAGTTTTTGCAGGAACGACGGAAGCTAAAACGAGAGGCTATAAGTCTTCCAGGTTTAGTTTTAATGTAAAAGGCGGACGATGTGAGGCCTGCAACGGCGATGGAATTAATAAGATCGAAATGCACTTTTTACCTGATGTTTATGTTCCCTGTGAAGTATGTAAGGGCAAGAGGTACAATAGGGAAACGTTAGAAGTTCGGTATAAAGGCAAGAATATTTCAGAAGTCCTTGATATGACAGTTGAAGATGCTGTGGAGTTTTTTAAGAATATACCGAAAATACACAAAAAGATTGAAACTTTAAATGATGTTGGACTTGGCTATATCAAAGTCGGACAACCTTCAACAACCTTATCGGGAGGCGAAGCACAAAGGGTCAAACTTGCTACCGAGCTTTCAAAGAGGAGTACGGGCAAGACTATGTATATTTTGGATGAACCAACTACAGGGCTCCATGTTGCCGATGTGCACAGACTTATTGATATCCTTCAAAGACTTGTTGATGCTGGAAATACCGTTTTGGTTATTGAGCATAACCTGGATGTTATAAAAGTTTCGGACTATATTATTGACTTGGGTCCTGATGGGGGAAATATGGGTGGAAATATAGTTGCTCAGGGAACTCCGGAAGAGGTTATAAAGGTTAAAGAATCCTATACCGGACAGTTCCTCGAAAAAATTCTGAAGAATTAA
- the uvrB gene encoding excinuclease ABC subunit UvrB — protein sequence MPEFKIASEYKPCGDQPKAIDKLCEGINRGLKGQTLLGVTGSGKTFTMANVIERVQKPTLIIAHNKTLAAQLCSEFKEFFPDNIVEYFVSYYDYYQPEAYIATTDTYIEKDASINEEIDKLRHSATAALFERRDVIIVASVSCIYGLGDPEDYTDLMLSLRKGMQKDRDEIIRKLVEIQYERNEIDFKRGKFRARGDVLEIFPSYSSDKVIRVEFFGDEIDRITEINYLTGEILGSMSHAAIFPASHYATTRSKMEKAMVNIEKELEERLKELKEDGKLLEAQRLEQRTRYDLEMLQEVGFCQGIENYSRHISGREPGSSPYTLIDYFPDDFLMMIDESHVTVPQVGAMYNGDRSRKQSLVDYGFRLPSAFDNRPLKFNEFEERINQIVFVSATPAAYERNNSQQIVEQIIRPTGLIDPEIIVKPVKGQIDDLIGEINERIQKNERVLVTTLTKKMSEDLTDYLKELDFKVKYLHSDILTIERMEIIRDLRLGVFDVLVGINLLREGLDLPEVSLVAILDADKEGFLRSETSLIQTIGRAARNVEGKVIMYADTVTESMRKAISETNRRRKLQVEYNEEHGIIPQSIKKSVRDVIEATKAAEESSEYSVRREEEVISQGEAQAIIDRLTKEMKKAAADLQFERAAELRDKLNGLKSKFGL from the coding sequence ATGCCTGAATTTAAGATTGCATCTGAATACAAACCTTGCGGGGACCAACCTAAAGCTATAGATAAGTTGTGTGAAGGTATTAACAGAGGACTTAAGGGACAAACCCTTTTAGGTGTTACCGGTTCGGGTAAGACCTTTACAATGGCTAACGTAATTGAAAGAGTGCAAAAACCAACCCTGATAATTGCTCATAACAAAACCCTCGCTGCGCAGCTTTGCAGTGAGTTTAAGGAGTTTTTTCCGGACAATATAGTTGAGTATTTTGTCAGTTATTATGACTATTATCAGCCTGAAGCATATATTGCAACCACAGATACCTACATTGAAAAGGATGCTTCAATAAATGAGGAGATAGACAAGCTTAGACACTCGGCTACTGCTGCATTGTTCGAAAGAAGAGATGTAATTATTGTTGCCAGTGTTTCATGTATTTATGGTCTGGGTGATCCTGAAGACTATACAGACCTTATGCTTTCCTTGAGAAAGGGGATGCAAAAGGATAGGGATGAGATTATCAGAAAGCTTGTTGAAATACAATATGAAAGAAATGAGATAGATTTCAAACGTGGGAAGTTTCGGGCAAGAGGAGATGTTCTGGAGATATTTCCTTCATATTCTTCCGACAAGGTAATTCGTGTAGAGTTTTTTGGAGATGAGATAGATCGGATAACTGAAATAAATTACCTGACTGGTGAGATACTAGGCTCAATGTCACATGCTGCTATATTTCCTGCTTCCCACTATGCGACTACACGGTCAAAAATGGAAAAAGCAATGGTAAATATAGAAAAAGAGCTTGAGGAACGTCTGAAAGAACTCAAGGAAGATGGTAAACTGCTTGAAGCCCAAAGGCTTGAGCAGAGAACAAGATATGATCTTGAGATGCTCCAGGAAGTAGGTTTTTGCCAGGGAATTGAGAATTATTCTAGACATATTAGCGGTAGAGAACCCGGGAGTTCCCCTTATACGCTTATAGATTATTTCCCGGATGATTTCCTGATGATGATTGATGAGTCACATGTTACTGTTCCGCAGGTAGGTGCTATGTATAATGGGGACAGATCGAGAAAGCAATCGCTGGTTGATTACGGATTCAGGCTGCCATCGGCCTTTGATAACAGGCCTTTGAAGTTTAATGAGTTCGAGGAGAGGATAAATCAGATTGTTTTTGTTAGTGCTACACCTGCTGCATACGAGAGGAATAATTCACAGCAGATAGTTGAGCAGATAATAAGACCTACCGGGCTTATAGACCCTGAAATTATAGTAAAACCAGTAAAGGGGCAGATAGATGATCTTATTGGAGAGATCAATGAGAGAATACAAAAAAATGAACGTGTTCTTGTTACTACCCTGACAAAGAAAATGTCCGAAGACCTTACGGATTACCTTAAGGAGTTGGATTTTAAGGTTAAATATCTCCATTCCGACATTCTGACAATTGAAAGGATGGAGATTATAAGGGACTTGAGACTGGGAGTATTTGATGTTTTAGTTGGGATAAATCTATTAAGAGAAGGGCTGGATTTGCCGGAGGTTTCTCTAGTAGCCATTCTTGATGCTGATAAGGAAGGATTCTTAAGATCTGAGACTTCTCTGATACAAACTATCGGCAGGGCAGCTAGAAATGTAGAAGGAAAAGTAATAATGTATGCTGATACAGTTACTGAATCAATGAGAAAGGCTATAAGTGAGACAAATAGAAGAAGAAAGCTGCAAGTAGAGTATAATGAGGAGCACGGGATTATTCCACAGAGTATTAAAAAGAGTGTAAGAGATGTAATTGAAGCAACAAAGGCTGCGGAGGAAAGCTCAGAGTATTCTGTACGTAGAGAAGAAGAGGTTATAAGTCAAGGTGAGGCTCAGGCTATCATTGACAGATTAACAAAAGAAATGAAAAAGGCAGCGGCAGATTTGCAGTTTGAAAGAGCTGCTGAGTTAAGAGATAAGCTTAATGGACTGAAAAGTAAGTTTGGTTTATAA